In Candidatus Binatia bacterium, the genomic window GAACGACCACGCCTTCTTAAGCCTCTGCGAGTGTTCCGTGGCGGTCGCCAACGCTCTCCCGATGGTCAAAGAGCGCGTCGATTTCGTGACCGAGAGCGAGAACGGCCGCGGCGTCGTCGAGCTCGCCGACGAGATCGTGCGCGAAGATCTCCGGGCGCGAGAGAGCCGGCTGCGGCGCCACCATATACTTCTCGGCCACCGGGAATCGCGCGAGGCGGTGCGCCTCTCGCCCTATGGAGTGAATCTTCTCATCGCCGGCCCTTCGGGCAGCGGCAAATCGACGGTGACGACGGCGATCTTGGAGCGTCTCAACGAACAGGGCTATCAATTCTGCGTCATCGATCCCGAGAGCGATTACGAATCGTTCGAAGCCGCCGTGGCGCTGGGCACGCACGACGAGCCGCCCAGCGCGGACGAGGTCCTTCGGCTGCTGAAAAATCCCGCCGACAACGCCGTCGTGAATCTCGTCGGCCTGCCGCTCAAGGACCGGCCGGCTTTTTTCTTGGCGCTTCTGCCGCGTCTGCAAGACTTGCGGGCGCAGCTCGGCCATCCCCATTGGCTTGTCATCGATGAGACCCATCACGTGCTGCCTGCCACCTGGGAGCCCGCCCCGCTCGCGATTCCCAAAGAGTTCGAGCGCTTCGTTTTCGTCACGATCCAGCCCAAGTCGATCGCGCCGGAGGCCCGGTCGGCCGTGAACACCGTCATCGCGGTCGGCGAAGCGCCGGAAAAAACGCTCGCCGTGGTCGGCGAACTCATCGGCGAGACGCCGCCTTCGACGCCGCCGATCAAATTGAGCCAAGGCGAAGTCCTCATGTGGAGAAGGCAGCCGAATGCGGCGCCCTTCAAGTTTCAAATTCTTCCGGCGCGCACGGAGCGCCGCCGCCATCGACGCAAGTACGCCAAAGGCGACCTCGGGCCTAAGAAAAGCTTCTACTTCGAGGGACCCGACGGCAAGCTCCATCTGCAGGCGCAAAATCTTATCCTTTTCGTGCAGCTCGCCGAGGGTGTGGATGACGACACGTGGAACCATCATCTCCAGAGAGGCGATTATTCCCGCTGGTTTCGCAAGGAGATCAAAGACGAAGAGCTCGCCGCCGAAACCGAGCGCGTGGAAGGTATGAACGGCATTCCCGCCGACGAGAGCCGCGCGTTGATTAAAAAGGCGATCGAAGAAAGGTACACGCTACCGGCGTAATCTTTTTGACGAACGCGCGTCGCTCCCGCTCAAACCTTTTTGGCCGCGTTCTTGTGCACGCTCCGGACCGCCCTGCCGGAAGGATCGTTCATCTTCGCGAACTCTTTGCTCCAGCGAAATGCGGTCGGCGTGGAGCAGGCGATCGACGGACCGACCGGCACGGTCGCGGCTGCGTCGGGGCTCGAAAAATAATCTGAAAAAATCTCCCGGTAAAAATATTCTTCCTTCGTGGCGGGCGTCTTTTCGGGAAACCGCTCGCGGGCTTGCGCCATTGCGTCATCGCTGATGGTCTCTTCGGCGTGTTTTTTCAGGTGATCGATCCATCCATAGCCGACGCCGTCGGAAAACTGCTCCTTCTGTCGCCACAGAATTTCTTTGGGCAGATACCCCGCGAATGCCTTCCTGAGAGGATATTTTTCAATCCTGCCGTTGGAGCACATCTTGGTTTCCGGATCGACGCTCATCGCATAGTCGAGGAACTCCTTGTCGAGGAAAGGCACGCGCGTCTCCAGACCCCAAGCGGCGGTCGCCTTATTCGCCCGCAGACAGTCGTACTTGCTCAACAGCGAAAGTTTTCTTACCGTCTCTTGGTGAAACTCCTCGGCGTTCGGCGCCATGTGAAAGTACAAGTACCCGCCGAAGACCTCGTCCGCTCCCTCGCCTGAAAGCACCATCTTTATCCCCATCGATTTGATCTTCCGGGCCACGAGATACATCGGCGTCGCCGCCCGGACGGTCGTGACATCGAACGTTTCCAAATGATAGATGACGTCCCTCAGAGCGTCGAGCCCTTCGGCGATCGTAAAAACGATCTCATGATGGACCGTGCCGATATGCTTCGCTACTTTCCTCGCGTGTTGCAGGTCGGGAGAATCTTTCAGGCCGACCGAGAAAGAATGCAGCCGCGGCCACCAGGCTTCTTTCTTGTCGCCCGATTCTACTCGTTTCTTCCTGTAGCGCGAGGCGATCGCGGCGATCAAAGACGAATCCAGCCCGCCGGAGACAAGCACGCCGTAGGGGACGTCGGACATCATTTGCCGCTTGACGGCGGTCTCGAGTTTTGTCCGGAGTTTTTCCAGAGACAAATTCTTTTTCGGGATCTCCGTCGTCCATGCCGGGTTGTACCATTTGACAAATTCCTTTTTGCCGCCCAAATAGTAGCTCCCCGGCGGGAACTCCTGAAGCTTTTCGCAAACGCCCTCCAAGGCCTTCATCTCGCTCGCCACATAGACCGCGCCTTTCTCGTCCCAGCCGATGTAAAGCGGCATGATCCCGATGTGGTCGCGCGCGACGAAGTAATCCCTTTTCTTCTTATCGTAGAGGACGAAGGCGAATATCCCCTCCAGCAAGTCGAGGAATGCCGGCCCGTACTCGTCGTACAAATAAAGCAGGATCTCGCAATCCGATTTCGTCTGCCACAGGTGCTTGCGTTTGAGCTTCCGGCGCAGCGGCACATGGTTGTAAATCTCGCCGTTGACCGCGAGCACATTGCCGTTGATCCGGTCGAACAGCGGCTGGGCGCCGTGCTCGACGTCCACAATGGAGAGCCTCTCGTGCGCCAGGACAGCTTTGTCGTTGCAATAGATGCCGCTCCAGTCGGGACCGCGGTGACGTAATTTGGCCGTCATCTTGAGAGCCGTCTCCCGGTAATGAGCCGCAGGCTCTTTCATTTCAAAGATGGCCGCGATGCCACACATATCCCGTTATCCTGAAGAGGCGGAAGATATTTTTCAAGATGGGTGAAAACCGGAATGCCGGGGGGATCTTTACTCAGAGCGGCTTTGGGAAAGTTGCTCCCACAAAAGCTCCGCCGGGTGTTTCGCCTTGCGCCCCGCGACGTGCTCGATCTGCTGGCGGCAGGAGATTCCGGAAGCCACGATCTCGACGCTCGGGTCCGCGGCGCGGACGGCGGGCGCGAGGCGGCGGTTGGCGATGGCGAGCGAGACATCATAGTGCTCTTTTTCGAAGCCGAAGGAGCCGGCCATGCCGCAGCAGCCCGAGTCTACTTCGGTGACGTCGAAGCCGGCCCAGCGGAGCGTTTCCACGGTCGGCGCGGTTCCGACCAGCGCCTTCTGATGACAGTGTCCATGGAGCAGCGCTTTGCGTCCGTTGCCGGCGAATTCCAACGAGAGCCTCCCGGCCTTTCGTTCGCTTGAGATAAATTCTTCGAACAGAAAACTCCGGCTCGCGACGGTTTTTGCTTTTTCGCCGCGCAACAACTCGGGATACTCGTCTCT contains:
- the asnB gene encoding asparagine synthase B, with amino-acid sequence MCGIAAIFEMKEPAAHYRETALKMTAKLRHRGPDWSGIYCNDKAVLAHERLSIVDVEHGAQPLFDRINGNVLAVNGEIYNHVPLRRKLKRKHLWQTKSDCEILLYLYDEYGPAFLDLLEGIFAFVLYDKKKRDYFVARDHIGIMPLYIGWDEKGAVYVASEMKALEGVCEKLQEFPPGSYYLGGKKEFVKWYNPAWTTEIPKKNLSLEKLRTKLETAVKRQMMSDVPYGVLVSGGLDSSLIAAIASRYRKKRVESGDKKEAWWPRLHSFSVGLKDSPDLQHARKVAKHIGTVHHEIVFTIAEGLDALRDVIYHLETFDVTTVRAATPMYLVARKIKSMGIKMVLSGEGADEVFGGYLYFHMAPNAEEFHQETVRKLSLLSKYDCLRANKATAAWGLETRVPFLDKEFLDYAMSVDPETKMCSNGRIEKYPLRKAFAGYLPKEILWRQKEQFSDGVGYGWIDHLKKHAEETISDDAMAQARERFPEKTPATKEEYFYREIFSDYFSSPDAAATVPVGPSIACSTPTAFRWSKEFAKMNDPSGRAVRSVHKNAAKKV
- a CDS encoding HAD hydrolase family protein; protein product: MRYLVLACDFDETLGVGGRVAGETIAALERLVASGRKLILVTGRELDDLLRIFPHANLFERIVAENGATIYRPAGRERKVQGKPPPEQFVQTLRDRGVAPLGVGAVIVSTFRPHETMVLNTIRDLGLELQVIFNKGAVMVLPAGINKATGLTVALREVGISPHNVVGIGDAENDHAFLSLCECSVAVANALPMVKERVDFVTESENGRGVVELADEIVREDLRARESRLRRHHILLGHRESREAVRLSPYGVNLLIAGPSGSGKSTVTTAILERLNEQGYQFCVIDPESDYESFEAAVALGTHDEPPSADEVLRLLKNPADNAVVNLVGLPLKDRPAFFLALLPRLQDLRAQLGHPHWLVIDETHHVLPATWEPAPLAIPKEFERFVFVTIQPKSIAPEARSAVNTVIAVGEAPEKTLAVVGELIGETPPSTPPIKLSQGEVLMWRRQPNAAPFKFQILPARTERRRHRRKYAKGDLGPKKSFYFEGPDGKLHLQAQNLILFVQLAEGVDDDTWNHHLQRGDYSRWFRKEIKDEELAAETERVEGMNGIPADESRALIKKAIEERYTLPA